The following are from one region of the Bacillus methanolicus MGA3 genome:
- a CDS encoding antibiotic biosynthesis monooxygenase family protein has product MNLYITSGTYEYLKALKEKYPSENMILMQNPENFLLIHETEGISIFKEPRKYEAIDSSGTMNHAGFAVLNHIPVTDEGRPVFEYRFKNRSRTIENQPGFAAIRVLRPLSSNTYIILTLWENEQGFERWQKSKAFEKAHDKKETDAGVDKQKIFSGPSYITKYVIPKEK; this is encoded by the coding sequence TTGAACCTTTATATTACTTCTGGAACATATGAATATTTAAAAGCTCTGAAAGAAAAATATCCCTCTGAAAATATGATTCTTATGCAAAATCCCGAGAATTTCTTGCTTATACATGAGACTGAAGGAATAAGTATATTCAAAGAACCCCGCAAATATGAAGCAATCGATTCATCCGGTACAATGAATCATGCAGGCTTTGCCGTCTTAAATCATATTCCTGTCACTGATGAAGGCAGACCGGTATTTGAGTACCGTTTTAAGAACAGATCGAGAACGATCGAAAATCAGCCGGGATTTGCTGCCATACGGGTATTGCGCCCTCTGTCTTCGAATACGTATATCATTCTGACTCTTTGGGAAAATGAACAAGGATTTGAAAGATGGCAAAAATCAAAGGCTTTTGAAAAAGCCCATGATAAGAAGGAAACAGATGCCGGGGTGGACAAGCAGAAAATATTTTCCGGTCCTTCTTATATTACGAAATATGTCATCCCTAAAGAAAAATAA
- a CDS encoding M20 family metallopeptidase — MKEKLYEKLESSYEEMVSIRRYLHQHPELSFQEENTARYIKTYYEKLEIEVKGNVGGNGVVAKIYGRKPGKTVAVRADFDALPIQDEKDVPYKSLVPGVMHACGHDGHTATLLVLAKCLHELREELEGNYVMIHQHAEEYAPGGAIKMIEDGCLEGVDVIFGTHLWATEPTGTIQYRVGPIMAAADRFEIVILGQGGHGAQPHKTKDAIVTASQLVLNLQQIISRKVNPIDSAVITVGSFVAENAFNVIADKAKLIGTVRTFNEEVRSFIEAEIERVVKGTCYTTNSSYEYTYERGYPAVVNHPDETRLLIDCAKQVPEVKEITETEAQMSGEDFAYYLQHVKGTFFFTGAKPSNAIETYPHHHPKFDIDEKAMLIAAKTLGTAAIDYQSIQKNSEPAIEKTV; from the coding sequence ATGAAAGAAAAATTATATGAAAAACTGGAAAGTTCTTATGAAGAGATGGTTTCTATTCGAAGATATTTACACCAGCATCCAGAATTATCTTTTCAAGAAGAAAATACTGCCCGCTACATAAAAACTTATTATGAAAAGCTCGAAATTGAAGTAAAAGGTAACGTTGGCGGGAACGGAGTCGTTGCGAAGATATATGGTAGAAAGCCGGGGAAAACTGTTGCTGTTAGAGCAGATTTTGATGCCCTTCCAATTCAAGACGAAAAAGACGTTCCTTATAAATCACTCGTTCCAGGTGTTATGCACGCTTGCGGACATGATGGACATACAGCGACTCTCCTTGTGCTAGCAAAATGCTTGCATGAATTGCGTGAAGAATTAGAAGGAAATTATGTGATGATTCATCAACATGCTGAAGAGTATGCACCAGGTGGAGCAATCAAAATGATTGAAGATGGCTGCCTGGAAGGAGTTGACGTTATTTTCGGAACCCACCTATGGGCAACTGAACCAACCGGTACGATTCAATACCGAGTAGGACCTATTATGGCAGCAGCAGACCGGTTTGAAATCGTCATTCTAGGACAAGGCGGACACGGAGCACAACCACATAAAACGAAAGATGCGATTGTGACCGCTTCGCAGCTAGTATTAAATCTGCAACAAATTATCAGCCGCAAGGTGAATCCGATCGACTCTGCCGTCATAACTGTCGGGTCGTTTGTCGCTGAAAATGCCTTTAACGTCATTGCAGATAAAGCTAAATTAATCGGAACCGTACGCACATTTAACGAAGAAGTTCGGAGCTTTATTGAAGCTGAAATTGAAAGAGTCGTAAAAGGAACGTGCTATACTACTAACAGTTCATACGAGTATACTTACGAACGAGGCTACCCTGCAGTAGTCAACCATCCGGATGAAACTCGATTGTTGATTGACTGCGCTAAACAGGTCCCTGAAGTCAAGGAAATTACGGAAACGGAAGCGCAAATGAGCGGCGAAGATTTCGCGTATTATCTGCAGCATGTAAAAGGAACCTTCTTTTTCACAGGTGCCAAACCTTCGAATGCAATAGAAACATACCCACACCACCATCCAAAGTTTGATATTGATGAAAAAGCAATGCTAATTGCAGCAAAAACACTTGGGACTGCTGCAATTGATTACCAATCAATACAAAAAAACAGTGAACCTGCTATCGAAAAAACTGTCTAG
- the serC gene encoding 3-phosphoserine/phosphohydroxythreonine transaminase produces the protein MNRAFNFNAGPAALPEAVLQKAAKECFNYNGTGMSVMELSHRSKDYEEIHFEAVSLLRKLLQIPDDYEVLLLQGGASLQFSMVPMNLLKRKKTGYYVLTGSWSEKALKEAKKIGQTSILASGKENNYKSIPDLSGIQVQNDAAYVHITSNETIHGTQWHKFPKHLSAPLVADMSSDILSKPINVQDFGLIYAGAQKNLGPSGLTVVIIKKELLSLSEDELPTMLNYRTHAENNSLYNTPPTLAIYLFKLVLEWVDSIGGIEKISKLNQEKAKILYDVIDNSDGFYIGHADPDSRSHMNVTFRLKSEETTAAFLTQAKENGFIGLNGHRSIGGCRASIYNAVPLEHVIKLADFMKSFKSQY, from the coding sequence ATGAATCGTGCATTTAACTTTAATGCCGGGCCGGCTGCGCTCCCGGAGGCAGTTTTGCAAAAAGCAGCAAAAGAATGTTTCAATTATAATGGTACGGGTATGTCAGTAATGGAATTAAGCCACCGAAGCAAAGACTATGAAGAAATTCACTTTGAAGCTGTTTCCCTGCTCCGGAAACTTCTGCAAATACCGGATGATTATGAAGTTCTCTTGCTTCAAGGGGGAGCCAGTTTACAATTTTCGATGGTGCCGATGAACTTGCTTAAACGTAAAAAAACGGGCTACTATGTTTTAACCGGTTCCTGGTCTGAAAAAGCATTAAAGGAAGCAAAAAAAATTGGGCAAACTTCAATCCTTGCTTCTGGAAAAGAAAACAATTATAAATCAATTCCCGATCTATCCGGTATACAGGTGCAAAATGATGCTGCTTATGTTCATATCACAAGCAACGAAACAATACACGGCACTCAGTGGCATAAGTTCCCAAAACACTTAAGTGCCCCACTCGTTGCAGATATGTCCAGTGATATATTAAGCAAACCTATTAACGTTCAAGATTTTGGCTTAATCTATGCCGGGGCACAAAAAAACCTTGGCCCATCCGGATTAACGGTTGTTATTATAAAAAAAGAATTATTGTCTCTATCCGAGGATGAACTTCCAACCATGTTAAATTACCGTACCCATGCGGAAAATAATTCACTTTATAACACCCCTCCTACTCTAGCTATATACTTATTCAAGCTCGTTCTTGAATGGGTTGATTCGATTGGCGGAATAGAGAAAATTTCTAAACTGAATCAAGAAAAAGCAAAAATATTGTATGACGTCATTGATAACAGCGATGGTTTTTATATAGGACATGCTGATCCAGATAGCCGTTCACATATGAATGTTACATTCCGGCTAAAATCAGAAGAAACTACTGCTGCCTTCCTGACACAAGCCAAGGAAAATGGTTTTATCGGCTTAAACGGACACCGTTCGATTGGCGGATGCCGGGCTTCTATCTATAATGCTGTCCCGCTTGAGCATGTTATAAAACTTGCTGATTTTATGAAAAGCTTCAAATCCCAATATTAG
- a CDS encoding HIT family protein, with amino-acid sequence MSDCIFCKIVNGEIPSAKVFENEHVLAFLDISQVTKGHTLVIPKIHKENVYELTPEIARNLFEVVPEIANAIKKEFNPVGMNLINNNGKEAGQTVFHYHMHIIPRYGKGDGFGAVWKTHTSDYTPEDLKKIAENISNHL; translated from the coding sequence ATGAGCGATTGTATTTTTTGCAAGATCGTCAATGGCGAAATTCCGTCCGCAAAAGTTTTTGAAAATGAGCATGTCCTTGCATTTCTTGACATCAGCCAGGTGACTAAAGGCCATACGCTGGTAATTCCAAAAATACATAAAGAAAACGTTTACGAACTTACTCCGGAAATTGCACGTAACCTGTTTGAAGTTGTTCCAGAAATTGCAAATGCTATAAAAAAAGAATTTAACCCTGTCGGTATGAATTTAATTAATAATAATGGCAAAGAAGCCGGCCAAACCGTATTCCATTACCACATGCACATCATTCCCCGCTATGGAAAAGGCGATGGATTCGGAGCTGTCTGGAAAACCCATACAAGTGACTATACACCTGAAGATCTGAAGAAAATAGCTGAAAACATCAGCAATCATTTATAA
- a CDS encoding ABC transporter permease has protein sequence MFNAEKLWKERAARTSKELRRYLRYIFNGHLVIVFLFLLGTAAFYYQEWIKSLTPGFPAAFLMAIMIGIFLTYSPIYTFLLEADRIFLLPLEDKLSGYFKRSIMVSFVIQAYLLILVLAVFMPLYVQVNNGRFQTFFYFLMMLFIVKGWNLALRWRIQYYVETNVHFIDSCIRYCINAVFLYLLFSNASLLFLVLIFAVMGILYLYFRFQTKNKGLKWEYLISLEGRRMTSFYRIANLFTDVPKIKDRIKRRKWLDWLVNRVEFHHSQTYTHLYVRTFFRSGDYFGLFIRLTLIGAGSFYLISFGFGQVLLVLMFLYLTGFQLLPLWNHYQNILWVDLYPVKVDFKMKSFNRLLLMILMIQNMVFSLILFLKGEWAEALAALAAGTAFNYYFVFIFSKKRLKF, from the coding sequence ATGTTTAATGCAGAAAAGCTTTGGAAAGAGAGAGCTGCACGAACAAGCAAAGAGTTAAGGCGATATCTTCGTTATATTTTTAACGGCCATCTTGTCATTGTTTTTCTTTTTCTGCTTGGAACGGCAGCTTTTTATTATCAGGAATGGATTAAATCACTAACGCCTGGCTTCCCTGCAGCTTTTTTGATGGCGATAATGATTGGCATCTTTTTAACGTATAGTCCTATTTATACATTTTTGCTGGAAGCAGACCGGATTTTCCTGCTCCCTCTTGAGGATAAGCTTTCCGGATATTTTAAGCGCTCTATTATGGTTAGTTTTGTTATTCAGGCTTATCTTTTAATTCTCGTATTGGCTGTTTTTATGCCGCTGTATGTTCAGGTAAATAACGGTCGGTTTCAAACCTTTTTTTACTTTCTTATGATGCTCTTTATCGTTAAAGGCTGGAATTTAGCATTGAGATGGCGCATTCAATATTATGTGGAGACGAATGTTCACTTCATTGATTCATGTATTCGATATTGCATTAATGCTGTGTTCTTGTATTTGCTTTTTTCAAATGCAAGCCTTTTGTTTCTCGTATTGATATTTGCGGTTATGGGCATTCTTTACTTATATTTCCGTTTTCAAACAAAAAACAAAGGATTAAAATGGGAATATTTAATCAGCCTTGAAGGAAGACGAATGACTTCTTTTTATCGGATTGCGAATTTATTTACCGATGTTCCGAAGATTAAAGATCGAATTAAGAGACGGAAATGGCTTGATTGGCTAGTAAACCGGGTTGAATTCCATCATTCGCAGACATATACCCATCTCTATGTAAGAACGTTCTTTCGATCAGGAGATTATTTTGGCCTGTTCATCCGTTTAACTCTGATCGGTGCCGGCAGTTTTTACTTAATTTCATTTGGTTTTGGACAGGTCTTGCTTGTTTTAATGTTTTTATATTTGACAGGGTTTCAACTCCTGCCGTTATGGAATCACTACCAAAATATATTATGGGTGGACTTATATCCTGTAAAAGTCGATTTTAAGATGAAGTCTTTTAACCGTTTGCTGCTGATGATTCTCATGATCCAGAATATGGTCTTTTCTCTCATCCTTTTTTTGAAAGGGGAATGGGCCGAGGCATTAGCTGCACTTGCTGCGGGAACTGCCTTCAATTATTACTTTGTTTTCATTTTTAGCAAGAAACGCTTAAAGTTCTAG
- a CDS encoding IS1182 family transposase yields MKHDHISFIYYNIDQLILPLDLEVLIPEHHLARVVHEAVEQLDDSIFLPHYKGGGRSSYHPKMMLKILVHAYAEKIYSGRKIAKQLKENIYFMWLSGNQQPDFRTINRFRSERMKPIIYEVFFSVVELLRQKGLVRLEDYYLDGTKIEANANRYSFVWIKAVKKYDEKLNEKYRKIAFDIERVLEGELQQESLDLDEQLEQKPVTSKEIQETMKKVDEHLKKDPSNKTLKKAKKQLSEDLLPRKQKYEQQRKIAQERNSFSKTDHDATFMRMKEDHMKNGQLKPGYNVQMGTEGQFIIGYSLHQRAGDTRCFIEHLEHVNQYISLPQNIIADSGYGSEENYTYLEEQGKKAYIPYNTFDQEQKRTWKKRIERVENMEYDEEFDEFICANGQRFTFQYETKKESDHGYLSIKRRYRCDQCQGCPFQSTCAKGKTYRTITISLKNQIQRKEVKERLHSDDGKEKYRRRKIDVESVYGQIKQNLDFRRFHLRGLSKTTVEWGLVCVAHNFKKWQKIRTLQQGEIR; encoded by the coding sequence ATGAAACATGATCATATTTCCTTCATTTATTATAACATAGACCAACTTATTCTACCACTAGATTTAGAAGTCCTCATCCCTGAACATCATCTCGCACGTGTTGTGCATGAAGCGGTTGAACAGCTCGACGATTCTATTTTTCTCCCTCATTACAAAGGCGGTGGCCGCAGCAGTTATCACCCGAAAATGATGTTGAAGATTTTAGTGCATGCGTATGCCGAAAAAATTTATTCTGGTCGAAAAATTGCCAAACAGTTGAAAGAAAACATTTACTTCATGTGGCTAAGCGGGAACCAACAACCGGATTTCCGCACCATCAATCGATTTCGATCCGAACGTATGAAACCCATTATCTATGAAGTCTTCTTCTCAGTAGTCGAACTCCTACGTCAAAAGGGACTTGTTCGACTCGAAGATTACTATTTGGATGGAACCAAAATCGAAGCCAATGCCAATCGATATTCGTTTGTGTGGATAAAGGCTGTCAAGAAATATGATGAGAAACTGAATGAGAAATATCGAAAAATCGCCTTTGACATTGAACGGGTTCTCGAGGGAGAACTCCAACAAGAGTCATTGGATTTAGACGAGCAATTAGAACAAAAGCCCGTTACCTCTAAAGAGATTCAAGAAACCATGAAGAAAGTAGATGAGCATTTAAAAAAAGATCCGTCTAATAAAACGCTAAAGAAAGCAAAGAAACAATTGAGTGAAGACCTTCTCCCACGGAAGCAAAAATATGAACAACAACGAAAAATTGCCCAAGAACGAAACAGTTTTTCAAAAACCGATCATGATGCGACCTTCATGCGAATGAAAGAAGATCACATGAAAAATGGGCAATTGAAACCAGGATATAATGTACAAATGGGAACGGAAGGTCAATTTATCATTGGGTATTCTCTTCATCAACGAGCAGGAGACACACGTTGTTTCATCGAGCATCTGGAACATGTAAACCAATACATTTCCCTCCCTCAAAATATTATTGCCGATTCTGGATACGGGAGCGAGGAGAACTATACATACTTAGAAGAACAAGGAAAGAAAGCATACATTCCTTACAATACGTTTGACCAAGAGCAAAAGAGAACATGGAAAAAACGGATCGAACGAGTCGAAAACATGGAATATGATGAGGAATTCGATGAATTCATTTGTGCGAATGGACAACGTTTCACTTTTCAATATGAAACAAAGAAGGAATCAGACCACGGGTACCTATCAATCAAACGTCGATATCGATGCGATCAGTGTCAAGGTTGTCCATTCCAAAGTACTTGTGCAAAAGGAAAAACGTATCGCACCATCACCATTTCATTAAAGAATCAGATTCAAAGAAAAGAAGTAAAAGAACGATTACATTCTGACGATGGAAAAGAAAAATATCGACGTCGAAAGATTGATGTGGAAAGTGTGTACGGTCAAATCAAACAGAATCTAGACTTTCGACGTTTTCATTTACGAGGCCTCTCCAAAACGACTGTGGAATGGGGTCTAGTTTGCGTTGCACACAATTTTAAAAAGTGGCAAAAAATAAGGACACTTCAACAAGGGGAAATAAGGTAA
- a CDS encoding CidA/LrgA family protein encodes MLRLVVQFIIILALLLIGNSITNFFHLPVPGSIIGMVLLLIFLRSGVIKMNWVSDVANLHLKHMVLLFIPSIIGIFFSLSILQGQSWKIIVVLIISSLLGLVGTGYTAEIYEKSKKEEG; translated from the coding sequence TTGTTAAGATTGGTTGTACAGTTTATCATTATTCTGGCCTTGCTCCTTATTGGAAATTCGATCACTAACTTTTTTCATTTGCCTGTTCCCGGAAGCATTATTGGAATGGTTCTCCTTCTAATCTTTCTTAGGAGTGGAGTAATTAAAATGAATTGGGTTTCTGACGTCGCTAATCTCCATTTAAAACATATGGTCTTGTTATTTATCCCATCAATTATCGGAATTTTCTTTAGCTTGAGTATCCTACAAGGTCAAAGCTGGAAAATTATTGTTGTTTTAATCATCAGCAGCCTGCTTGGATTGGTTGGAACCGGGTATACAGCTGAAATTTATGAAAAGTCTAAGAAGGAGGAAGGTTAA
- the hemE gene encoding uroporphyrinogen decarboxylase yields MTIHFNDTFLKAARGEKTDYVPVWYMRQAGRSQPEYRALKEKYSLFEITHQPELCAYVTRLPVEQYNVDAAILYKDIMTPLPAIGVDVEIKSGVGPVISNPIRSLADVEKLGEIIPEEDIPYVLETIKILTQEQLSVPLIGFAGAPFTLASYMIEGGPSKNYNKTKAFMYAEPEAWFALMDKLGEMTITYVKSQIKAGAKAIQIFDSWVGALNAEDYRHFIKPVMKRIFSALREENVPLIMFGVGASHLAMEWNDLPLDVVGLDWRLPINNARKMGITKTIQGNLDPAVLLAPWEVIEERARAILDQGMMQPGYIFNLGHGVFPSVNPETLKRLTAFIHEYSRTNLSK; encoded by the coding sequence ATGACGATTCATTTCAATGATACATTTTTAAAAGCGGCGAGAGGAGAAAAAACTGATTATGTGCCTGTTTGGTACATGCGTCAAGCAGGACGGTCCCAGCCTGAATACAGGGCTTTAAAAGAAAAATATTCATTATTTGAAATTACTCATCAGCCTGAATTATGTGCTTATGTAACAAGGCTTCCTGTTGAACAATACAATGTTGATGCTGCAATTTTATATAAAGATATTATGACACCGCTTCCTGCTATTGGAGTTGATGTCGAAATCAAATCAGGTGTTGGTCCGGTGATTTCGAATCCAATCCGTTCACTTGCCGATGTTGAAAAACTTGGTGAAATCATTCCGGAAGAAGATATTCCTTATGTTCTTGAAACAATTAAGATTCTGACACAAGAGCAGTTGTCAGTTCCGCTGATTGGTTTTGCAGGTGCTCCGTTTACGCTTGCCAGTTACATGATTGAAGGCGGACCATCCAAAAATTACAATAAAACAAAAGCATTTATGTACGCTGAGCCTGAAGCTTGGTTTGCTTTAATGGACAAATTGGGAGAAATGACAATTACATACGTTAAATCCCAAATTAAAGCCGGAGCAAAAGCCATCCAGATTTTTGATTCCTGGGTGGGAGCTTTAAATGCAGAGGACTACCGCCATTTTATAAAGCCTGTCATGAAGAGGATTTTTTCGGCTTTAAGAGAAGAAAATGTTCCTCTTATCATGTTCGGTGTTGGAGCGAGCCACCTGGCAATGGAATGGAACGACCTTCCCCTTGATGTCGTTGGCCTGGACTGGCGTTTACCTATAAATAATGCACGGAAAATGGGAATAACGAAAACAATACAAGGCAATTTAGACCCTGCAGTTCTTTTAGCTCCATGGGAAGTAATTGAAGAAAGGGCGAGAGCTATTTTAGATCAGGGTATGATGCAGCCTGGCTATATTTTTAACTTGGGACACGGTGTTTTCCCGTCAGTTAACCCTGAAACCCTGAAGCGCTTGACTGCGTTTATACATGAATATTCAAGGACAAACTTAAGTAAATAA
- a CDS encoding ABC transporter ATP-binding protein produces the protein MALLEIRNVTGGYTKNPVLKDVSFDVHSGEIVGLIGLNGAGKSTTIKHVIGLMEPYSGQITINGLAFEHDKEAYRKQFTFVPETPILYDELTLEEHLKITAMAYGIDEHTYKKRMETLLDEFRMKKRLKWFPAHFSKGMKQKVMIMCAFLVQPSLYIVDEPFVGLDPLGIQSFLDLMTKMKEGGAGILMSTHILATAERYCDRFVILHEGRIRAIGTLEDLRDQFSMPEATLDDLYIQLTKEEDYV, from the coding sequence ATGGCTTTATTAGAAATTAGGAATGTGACAGGCGGCTATACGAAAAACCCCGTGTTAAAAGATGTTTCATTTGATGTTCATTCAGGCGAAATTGTCGGGCTTATTGGTCTTAACGGTGCGGGAAAAAGCACGACCATTAAGCACGTTATCGGCTTAATGGAACCTTATAGCGGCCAAATCACAATTAATGGCCTCGCATTTGAGCACGATAAAGAAGCATACCGGAAACAGTTTACATTTGTGCCGGAAACGCCAATTTTATATGATGAGCTGACACTTGAAGAGCATTTAAAAATAACTGCTATGGCTTATGGAATTGATGAACATACATACAAGAAAAGAATGGAAACATTATTAGATGAGTTTCGCATGAAAAAAAGGTTGAAATGGTTTCCTGCTCATTTTTCAAAAGGGATGAAGCAAAAAGTAATGATCATGTGTGCTTTTTTAGTCCAGCCTTCTTTGTACATTGTTGATGAACCCTTTGTCGGACTTGATCCTCTTGGAATTCAATCTTTTTTAGATCTAATGACAAAAATGAAAGAAGGCGGAGCGGGTATTTTGATGTCCACTCATATATTGGCTACAGCGGAAAGATATTGCGACCGCTTTGTAATTTTGCATGAAGGAAGAATTAGAGCAATAGGGACACTTGAGGATCTTCGAGATCAATTTTCAATGCCGGAAGCAACTTTGGATGACTTATATATTCAATTGACAAAGGAAGAAGACTATGTTTAA
- a CDS encoding tryptophan transporter, whose translation MNTRNLVVLSLLVGIGAVLHAVMPGFFLGMKPDMMLMMMFLGIILFPEKKNVLLLGAVTGLISGLTTTFPGGLLPNIIDKLATSFIFFGLFLALKKYRSSIISVAVLTAVGTIISGIVFLGSAYFIVGLPGPFIALFGTVVLPASAVNTIAMVILYPVANGIMKRTKITQQQTKTIIN comes from the coding sequence ATGAATACGAGAAATCTTGTAGTCTTGTCCTTATTAGTTGGTATAGGTGCAGTTTTGCATGCGGTTATGCCCGGATTTTTCCTAGGGATGAAACCGGACATGATGTTAATGATGATGTTTTTAGGAATCATCTTGTTTCCTGAAAAAAAGAACGTCCTCTTATTAGGTGCAGTTACCGGATTAATTTCAGGTTTAACAACTACGTTCCCTGGAGGCTTATTGCCAAACATTATTGATAAACTTGCAACCTCATTTATTTTCTTTGGGTTATTTCTTGCACTTAAAAAATACAGATCGTCGATTATTAGTGTTGCAGTTTTAACTGCTGTTGGCACGATCATTTCAGGAATTGTCTTTTTAGGATCGGCATATTTCATTGTAGGTCTTCCTGGACCATTTATTGCATTATTTGGAACAGTTGTGCTTCCTGCATCAGCGGTCAATACGATCGCGATGGTTATTCTTTATCCGGTGGCAAATGGAATTATGAAAAGGACAAAAATTACACAGCA
- a CDS encoding LrgB family protein codes for MIISNVGSTFFSTFFTWLGYALSLKLFKKFNLFWLNPLYSTTIMLFLLMAIMKVDYEIYLNGTGFFSLLQGTAVVSMAVPLYSQWTLLKKYLRKIFASIMLGSMLGVLFVSLFAKVFGLKTEVVASLIPKSVTLPVALSVSKSLGGIPSLTVLFVLASALFSLIFGPGFLEKLNIKSKFAKGLTMGTCAQALGVHKSFEWGEEAGAIGSIGMTISAVFISLIIPILSILI; via the coding sequence ATGATCATCTCAAATGTCGGATCTACTTTTTTCAGCACATTTTTTACGTGGTTGGGATATGCGCTCAGTTTAAAACTATTTAAGAAATTTAATTTGTTTTGGTTAAACCCTTTGTACTCAACGACTATTATGCTTTTCCTGCTGATGGCTATAATGAAGGTTGACTATGAAATTTATTTAAATGGTACTGGCTTTTTTTCACTTCTTCAAGGAACAGCAGTCGTATCAATGGCTGTTCCGCTATACTCACAATGGACTCTCTTAAAAAAGTATCTTCGTAAAATATTTGCAAGTATCATGTTAGGAAGCATGCTAGGTGTGTTATTTGTCTCGTTATTTGCAAAAGTTTTCGGGTTGAAGACAGAAGTTGTTGCATCTCTCATCCCAAAATCCGTTACATTGCCAGTTGCTTTGTCTGTTTCAAAATCGCTTGGGGGAATTCCTTCTTTAACGGTATTATTTGTTTTAGCCTCTGCACTTTTTTCCCTCATTTTTGGTCCCGGTTTTTTAGAGAAGCTCAACATTAAAAGCAAATTTGCAAAAGGTTTGACTATGGGTACGTGCGCACAAGCTCTCGGTGTACACAAGTCATTTGAATGGGGAGAAGAAGCGGGTGCAATAGGAAGTATAGGTATGACGATATCTGCAGTTTTTATCTCGCTAATAATTCCAATCTTGTCCATTTTGATTTGA
- a CDS encoding EcsC family protein, whose amino-acid sequence MNEYEMKVYEEVEDWKRKMQKKSGLMNRISKKAQNKINEMIPEKVHQMMTDAIKKMVKATLTGSHLLTKKQQARGLSLAEKDQLLRKKLEVYRKTAAIEGAGTGAGGIFLGLADFPLLLSIKMKFLFEVASIYGYDTSLYEERLFLLHVFQLAFSSDETKQETLVLIEEWEERKKELSDMDWREFQQEYRDYIDFAKMLQLVPGVGAIVGAYANYNLLDHLGEVAMNAYRLRLLKTPPTY is encoded by the coding sequence ATGAATGAATACGAAATGAAGGTATATGAGGAAGTAGAAGATTGGAAAAGAAAAATGCAAAAGAAATCCGGACTAATGAACCGAATTTCAAAAAAAGCCCAGAATAAAATAAATGAAATGATACCTGAGAAAGTGCACCAAATGATGACCGACGCTATTAAGAAAATGGTGAAAGCAACATTAACAGGTTCTCATCTTTTAACAAAAAAGCAGCAGGCGAGAGGGTTGTCCCTGGCTGAGAAAGATCAGCTTCTAAGAAAGAAATTAGAGGTTTATCGGAAAACAGCAGCGATCGAAGGGGCCGGAACGGGAGCGGGCGGCATTTTTCTCGGATTAGCTGATTTCCCACTATTGTTGTCGATTAAAATGAAATTTTTATTTGAGGTTGCTTCCATTTATGGATATGATACTAGTCTTTATGAAGAGCGCTTATTTCTCTTGCATGTCTTTCAATTAGCTTTTTCAAGTGATGAAACGAAACAGGAAACACTTGTGCTGATTGAAGAATGGGAGGAACGGAAGAAAGAATTGTCGGACATGGATTGGCGCGAGTTCCAGCAGGAATACCGAGATTATATTGATTTTGCAAAAATGCTTCAGCTTGTTCCCGGGGTTGGAGCGATTGTAGGCGCATATGCCAATTACAACTTGCTTGATCATTTGGGGGAAGTGGCCATGAATGCCTACCGGTTAAGATTATTAAAAACGCCCCCTACTTATTAG